The Argiope bruennichi chromosome 9, qqArgBrue1.1, whole genome shotgun sequence genome contains a region encoding:
- the LOC129984970 gene encoding thiol S-methyltransferase TMT1B-like, which yields MEFLIYPAVTITLWMLSFSWLLPLVIFLKFSKTYRDKWFSWVFCKVAGPLCAPVLGRMRTRAFDILKEHLANRKRGSPLEILEIGIGGVSNLQYYPENSNLTVLDMNESFIKYFEENRKKYPQVTYKKTVIAMAEDMREIDDNSFDVVVCTYVLCSVKSVRSVLKEVKRVLKPYGGVCLMVWGIIPWFGVGPLATLHGQVTSNDYVPLLADQLHSAAQTLISSEDCTYHDDNSPIHSS from the exons ATGGAATTCCTCATTTACCCAGCAGTGACGATAACACTGTGGATGCTTTCCTTCTCTTGGTTGCTTCCACTTGTCATATTTCTCAAATTCAGCAAGACATATCGGGACAAATGGTTCTCTTGGGTCTTCTGTAAAGTCGCTGGACCTTTGTGTGCTCCTGTATTGGGAAGAATGAGAACGCGTGCGTTCGATATTCTAAAAGAACACTTGGCAAATAGAAAGAGAGGTAGCCCTTTGGAAATTTTGGAGATTGGCATTGGAGGGGTAAGCAATTTGCAGTACTATCCAGAGAATTCTAATCTGACTGTTCTGGACATGAATGAGTCATTCATCAAGTATTTTGAGGAGAACCGCAAGAAATATCCGCAAGTTACTTACAAGAAAACAGTAATTGCCATGGCAGAGGATATGCGAGAAATTGATGATAATTCCTTCGATGTCGTGGTATGCACCTATGTTCTTTGCTCAGTGAAAAGTGTTCGATCTGTACTGAAAGAAGTTAAACGCGTGCTGAAACCT TATGGAGGTGTTTGCTTAATGGTTTGGGGCATCATCCCGTGGTTTGGTGTAGGTCCACTTGCCACCCTGCATGGACAGGTCACTAGCAATGACTATGTCCCTCTTTTGGCAGACCAACTGCATTCTGCGGCGCAAACATTGATTTCGTCAGAAGACTGCACATATCATGATGATAATTCCCCGATTCACAGTAGTTGA